The following are encoded in a window of Balaenoptera ricei isolate mBalRic1 chromosome 1, mBalRic1.hap2, whole genome shotgun sequence genomic DNA:
- the LOC132352917 gene encoding LOW QUALITY PROTEIN: suppressor of cytokine signaling 5-like (The sequence of the model RefSeq protein was modified relative to this genomic sequence to represent the inferred CDS: inserted 1 base in 1 codon; deleted 1 base in 1 codon; substituted 1 base at 1 genomic stop codon) — protein MRPPGAPRPVLQSMDKVGKMWNNFKYRCQNLFSHEGGSRSENVDMNSNRCLSVRDKNICIGDSAPQQQSSPLRENVALQLGYLSPSKNSSRRNQNCATEIPQIVEISIEKDNDSCVTPGTRLARRDSYSRHAPWGEKKKHSCSTKTQSSLDTDKNFGRTRSGLQMRERRYGVSSMHDMDSVSSRAVGSRSLRQRLQDTVGLCFPMRTYNKQSKPLFSNTRKIHLSELMLEKCPFPAGSDLAQKWHLIKXHTAPVSPHSTFFDTFDPSLVSTEDEEDRLRERRRLSIEEGVDPPPNAQIHTFEATAQVNPLYKLGPKLAPGMTEINXENSAIPQANCDSEEDTTTLCLQSRRQKQRQVSEDSHAHVSRQGAWKVHTQIDYIHCLVPDLLQITGNPCYWGVMDRYEAEALLEGKPEGTFLLRDSAQEDYLFSVSFHRYNRSLHARIEQWNHNFSFDAHDPCVFHSSTVTGLLEHYKDPSSCMFFEPLLTISLNRTFPFSLQYICRAVICRCTTYDGIDGLPLPSMLQDFLKEYHYKQKVRVRWLEREPVKAK, from the exons ATGAGGCCGCCCGGCGCGCCCCGACCGGTCTTACAATCAATGGATAAAGTGGGGAAAATGTGGAATAACTTCAAATACAGGTGTCAGAATCTCTTCAGTCATGAGGGAGGAAGCCGTAGTGAAAATGTGGATATGAACTCCAACAGATGTTTGTCTGTCAGAGACAAAAACATCTGTATAGGAGACTCAGCTCCTCAGCAACAAAGCAGTCCCTTAAGAGAAAATGTTGCCTTACAACTGGGG TATTTAAGCCCTTCAAAGAATTCTTCGAGGAGAAACCAAAACTGTGCCACTGAAATTCCTCAGATTGTTGAAATAAGCATTGAAAAGGATAATGACTCATGTGTCACCCCAGGAACAAGACTTGCAAGAAGAGATTCCTACTCTCGACATGCTCCTTGGGGTGAGAAGAAGAAACATTCCTGTTCTACAAAGACACAGAGTTCACTGGATACTGATAAAAACTTTGGTAGAACTCGAAGTGGACTTCAAATGAGAGAGAGGCGATACGGTGTAAGCTCTATGCACGACATGGACAGCGTTTCCAGCAGAGCCGTAGGAAGTCGCTCTCTGAGACAGAGGTTGCAGGATACTGTGGGCTTGTGTTTTCCCATGAGAACTTACAACAAGCAGTCAAAGCCCCTCTTTTCTAATACAAGAAAAATACACCTTTCTGAATTAATGCTTGAGAAATGCCCTTTTCCTGCTGGCTCGGATTTGGCCCAAAAATGGCATTTGATTAAATAGCATACAGCCCCTGTGAGCCCACATTCAACATTTTTTGATACATTTGATCCATCCTTGGTTTCTACAGAAGATGAAGAAGATAGGCTTCGAGAAAGAAGGCGGCTTAGTATTGAAGAAGGGGTTGATCCCCCTCCCAACGCACAAATACATACGTTTGAAGCCACTGCACAGGTTAACCCGTTATATAAACTGGGACCAAAGTTAGCTCCTGGAATGACTGAAATAA GCGAAAATTCTGCAATTCCACAAGCTAACTGTGACTCTGAAGAGGACACAACCACGCTATGTTTGCAGTCACGGAGGCAGAAGCAACGTCAGGTATCTGAAGACAGCCATGCCCACGTTAGCAGACAGGGAGCTTGGAAAGTCCATACACAGATTGATTACATACACTGCCTTGTGCCGGATTTGCTTCAGATCACAGGTAATCCCTGTTACTGGGGAGTGATGGACCGTTACGAAGCAGAAGCCCTTCTGGAAGGGAAACCTGAAGGTACATTTTTGCTCAGGGACTCTGCGCAGGAGGACTACCTCTTCTCTGTGAGCTTCCATCGCTACAACAGATCCCTGCATGCCCGAATCGAACAGTGGAATCACAACTTTAGTTTTGATGCTCACGACCCGTGTGTGTTTCACTCCTCCACTGTAACAGGACTTTTGGAACATTACAAAGACCCCAGTTCTTGCATGTTTTTTGAACCATTGCTTACGATATCACTAAATAGGACTTTCCCTTTTAGCCTGCAGTACATCTGCCGTGCAGTCATCTGCAGATGCACTACGTATGATGGAATTGATGGGCTCCCTTTACCGTCAATGttacaggattttttaaaagagtatcaTTATAAACAAAAAGTTAGAGTTCGCTGGCTAGAACGAGAACCAGTCAAGGCAAAGTAA